The DNA window AATTGCAATAGCTCAATTAAGGTTTTGATTTCCTTATAATTATATTTTCTGCTTTCATATTACTTTCAAAATCAAAGGCACTGCCCTCATTATTTACTACAGTAACTTTTGATTTTTCTATGCCTAAATTGGAATTTTTTATAAATGCCAGAACAAGCAGAAAATAAAAAAGAATAATTTTGATCCAGAATGGTATATTAAGATTTTTCACAAATCTTTTGATTACTAACAACACGCTATTTTACGCAATTGATCTCTGAAAGTTTAATAAAAATGAAAATAAAAGTGCTTTTTGTCTGTCTAGGGAATATTTGCCGTTCGCCGATGGCTGAAGGATTAATGATTTCAAAGATAAAAGCGAGAGGTATCGATCATATTGACGTGGAAAGCGCCGGAACTTCAAATTATCATATCGGAGAAATGCCCGATAACAGAATGTTGGAAACGGCGGCACAAAATGGAATTATCCTGGAAAGTAGGGCTAGGCAGTTTTCTATGTTAGATTTTGAAAAGTTCGACTATATTATCGCAATGGATAAGAGCAATAAAGCTGATATTTTAAAATTGGCACGAAATGATGAAGAACGCAAAAAGGTTCGTTTAATGCGTGATTTTGATGATAAATCGGATGAAAACGATGTACCGGACCCTTATTTTGGAGGCCATAAAGGTTTTGAATATGTTTTCGACATTCTCGAGCGCTCCAGTGAAAACTTACTTAATTCAATTCTCGAAAACCGCACCTGATATAATATATTGACAGGTTTTCAAGGTCCTTTGCTCCAATATTACATTGTAATTATCAATAATTCTTGAGATACTTTTATGCTCGTGATTAACAATGGTAATTAAAGATAGGTTTTCGATTTTGTCTATATCGAAGGCATGTTCCAAATTTTTTATCAAAGCATCAATTTTGTCCCTTCTGTTGTCAATAGCAATGGTCAGTGATATTGCTGAGTTCTGCATTACATTGATTTTGATCAGGTTTTCATTTAAGGCATGAAAGACAAGACCGATTTGTTCCTCATTGATAAATGTAAAATCCTTCACTTTAAATGAAATCAGTACTTGATTTCTTTTTAGAATGGTTACCGGTAATAGTTTTTTGGCTGGCTCTTTACTTATAACTGTTCCATCCTGATTCGATTTAATAAATGATTTTACAATCAAAGGTATATTCTTGTTTGCGAGAGGTTTAATTGTTTTGGGATGAATTACGGATGCACCGTAATAGGTCATTTCAGAAGCTTCAGTGTAGGAAAGGTTTTCAAACAAAGCAGTATCCTTAAACAATTTTGGATCGGCATTCAAAATACCCGGAACATCTTTCCAGATAGTTATTGATTCAGCGTTTAAAATATTTCCAAAAATCGCCGCAGTGAAATCCGAACCCTCTCTTCCCAAAGTACTCATTCTGCCATCCTCAGTAGAACCGATAAAACCCTGTGTAAGATATAGCGCTGCTTGATCTTTTAGATTGAGTATATTTTGTTCGCTCTTTTCCCATTTAATAATACCCTCTCTGAAATCATTCGTTGTTATCACGAATTTTCTGGCATCCAACCAGCAATTTTGAATGTCCTGGTCTTCAAAATAATTGGATAGTATTTTTGTTGAAATCAATTCACCAAATGGAACGATACGGTCGTATTTTTCACTTTCCGAAATGAAACTTTCGGATTTAATGCTGTGGAGAGATTTTTCTAATTGAAAAATGAAATCCTCGAGTTCATCAATGATTATTTGCTCATTTGCGGATTGCAATCCACGAATTATATTTAAGTGAAATTTTTTAATGTTTTCAAGGTCATTTTTGTAGTCGAATCCGTCTATGCATTTGTATAAAATTTCCTCCAATGAATTGGTGGTTTTGCCCATCGCCGAGACGACCACCACCAATACTTCATCCTTTACATAATGTTCACGGATGATTTGAACCATATTAATTACTGCTTCTGAATCTTTTACAGAAGCACCTCCAAATTTGAAAACCTTATGCATATTCCTAATAAATTCGGGGCGCAAATATAATTCTTTAATAACTATATTTGTGATTGTATTGAAAGCCTATGGAAGAAACTATTGCCAAACGCGTCGGCACAACTTTAGATAGATTTATAAATGAAAAACAAGCTGAATTTGCTTTTGCGACAGGAGAGTTATCCCAACTATTAAGAGACATTGCACTTGCAGCAAAAATTACCAATAGAGAAATAAACAGAGCCGGGCTTTCAGACATTACAGGTTCATTTAACAAACAGAATGTTCAGGGAGAAGAACAACAACGACTCGACGTGATAGCTAATTACCGTTTCATGAGAGCCTTGAAAAAAGGTGGAGAAGTGTGTGCGATCGTATCAGAGGAGGAAGAAGATATTAATTTTACCGGGAATGATGACGCGAAATATGTAATAGCCATCGACCCTTTGGATGGTTCTTCAAATATTGATGTCAATGTTGCAATAGGAACAATCTTTTCCATTTACAGAAGAAAATCAAATATTGGAGATCAGCCCAAAATGGATGATGTTTTGCAAAAGGGATCTGAACAAATTGCCGCCGGATATGTCTTGTACGGTTCGAGTACCATGCTTGTTTATACCACCGGCCACGGAGTAAATGGATTTACCTATGAGCCATCTTTAGGCGAATTCTTTTTATCACATCCAAATATGAACACGCCCGAAACCGGGAGATTGTACAGTATAAATGAGGGTAATTATAAAGACTTCGATATTTCACTTAAAAAATACATTGAGCTTTGCAGGGATAGAAAGTATTCTGGCCGCTATATAGGATCTCTCGTGGCAGACTTTCACAGAAACTTACTTAAAGGTGGAATTTACATATACCCGGCAACCAGTAATTCACCTGAAGGGAAACTGCGTTTGATCTACGAATGTAATGCACTTGCTTTTATTGTAGAACAGGCAGGCGGAATGGCAACCGATGGCAAAAATAGAATACTGGATATAAAACCGACAGACCTTCATCAAAGAGTACCTTATTATGTCGGCTCAAGTAAAATGGTGGAAGAAGCAATGAAAAATAACTAAGATTTATATTTCTCTCTCCAAAATATTTTTTCCTCTTCTCTCTTAATTACCAATTCAGCAATTTTAATATAGACCTGTTCAGCATCCGCGTTGTTTAGTATTTCCTTTAATTTTAGTTCAGAGACATCCATTCTGTACATGACCGATAAAAATCTTTCAAAATCATTTTCGATCATGCCCTCAATTAATTTTGCTAAGGCTTTATGAAAATCTGTTTTAGATTTTACATTTAAGATTTCCTGAATATCATCCGGTATTTCCAGGCTTTTACACAGTCCACCGGCAATTTTATTTAATTTAGCAATTTGCTTATCCATAGCTTCCAATGCTAAATTACTAATGAAAAAATACTTAATTCCGATACTTTCAATATGTTTTTTGAATAGTTCTTTTGCTCAGGAAATAAAGGTAGACGCAATAGCGGGTTTTAATGCCTCACAATTGGATGGTGATAGAATGGCGGGTTTTAATAAATTAGGCTTATTGCTGGGAGGATCTGCAGGAGTAAATTTAAAGGAAAATTTCAAAGTTGAATTGCGCATTTTATACAGTCAAAAAGGCAGTCGATTTACGGATAAAGATCCGGTTGATTTAAATTTCAGACTCAATTACCTTGATTTCCCGATGGTTTTCCGATATCGTCTTGATCAAAAATTCTTTGAACTAGCCGAGAACATTGAGCTGGAAGCGGGACTACAATTTTCATATTTATTGGAGGCTAAAGAAGGTGATCCTTTAATTGGTTTTGTTAGGTTATACGATGCCTTTGAACCTAGGATTTATGGTTTTATTCTCGGTTGCTCTTATAACTATGACAGGTATACTTTCAGATTAAATTTTCAAAGGTCTTTGGTTAGTACCAACAAATCCTTGTCATTTCTTGACCGAACATTGAGCTTCACTTTGGCCTATAGTTTGGCTAAAGATTAAAAAATAAGATCGACTAGCCCTTCTTTTGGGGAGTAATTGGCTTTTGACTTCCTTTTTTTGAAGAGGCGTTCTGATTTTTTGCTATAGGTGCTTTTTTAGGTTTTGGCTTGCTAACTTTCTTTTTCTCCTCTTTTTCGGTTGTAGGGGCACTCTTTTCATCTTCCTTAAAGGAAATATTCGGATCCTCTTCCAAAATTAATGAATACCATGCTACCAGTTTTTTGACATCTGAATGATATACTTTGTCAGCATCAAATTCAGGCACTATTCCACCCAAAAATGTAAATAATTCACTGCTGTCATCTTTCGAAGAAACCGGTAGTGCATCTGAATATTTACTTTTTATTTTTCCATAAACATCTTTTAAAGGAATGGCCCCTTCCTGATCCGTAGTATAAATAGAAATTTCCTTGAGCAAGGATACACGGTGATTAGGTCCTAAAACCATTTTTTTTCGTGAATCATTTAATTCTTCAACAATGTAACCGTTTTTAGTTGGTTTTAATATCTTATAAAGCCCTCCTTTACCGGCTACTGATACGATTTCGTCAAAATTTAACTTCATAGGTCAGATTCTAATGCCCAAAACTAGATGTTTTTGCAAATAGATGAATAAAAAATTTAATACCAATAAGAATATCATTTAACTGGTAAAATGTTTTACAAAGTTTATTATTTCATTCTTGCCCCTTTGCCGTGTTGCACTGGTAATAAATATATCGGGCAAATACTCCCAGGACTTAAGCAATTCATTTTTATAATTTTCAATTTGCTTTTTAGCTTGATTAGTAGATAATTTATCAACCTTGGTAAATACAATAGCAAATGGGATTTGTTTTATCCCCAGGTATTCTAAAAACTCCAGGTCAATGTTTTGAGCTTTATGTCGTGAATCAATTAGCACAAAAACACAATAAAGTTTTTTGGCCCCTTCAAGATAATCCGTAATAAGTCTTTGAAACACTTTTTTTTGCCCTTTGGACACCTTAGCGTAGCCATATCCTGGTAAATCGACAAAATACAATTCTTCATCAATTTTAAAATGGTTTATTAATTGGGTTTTGCCGGGTGTAGATGATGTTTTCGCTAGATTTTTTCTATTTGTCAAATAATTAATCAGACTTGACTTACCTACATTTGACCTGCCAATAAACGCAAATTCCGGAAGGCCATCCTCCGGACATTGTGAAAAATCACTACTACTTTTAACAAACTCTACCTCTTTGAGATCTTCCACTTTGGTCATTCCTTTCAAATTGAATAAATTAATTATGTAAAATATATAAATTTACGGTGCAATAAATTTACTGCTTGAATATTTGACATGAATATTCTAATTAAACCTGTGTTATGAAAGTTAGCTACCCTTCTTATTTCTTAATCATTTTTGTTATTAGCTTTTGTTCTACGATAGCTTTATCGCAAAACAAGAAAGAAATCCGACAAATAGAACCAGATGCAAAAGAGTTTTTTAGAATTGAGGAATTTCATCGCGCTTTGCCTTTGTATATAAAGCTCGATTCCCTTTCACCTAATAATGGCCTTTACAATTTTAGAATTGGTGTTTGTTATTTAAACTCATATGATAAAACAAGGGCCTTGCCGTATTTTGAAAGAGCGGTGCGCTTTGGATATGAAGAAGAACACCTCGATATGTATTTAGGACGGTCATATCATTTGAGCCAGTACTTTGAAAAGGCCATCGGCTATTACGAAAAATATAAAAAACACCTTGAAGAAATTGATGAAAGACCGGAAGAGCTCATCCAGGTGACAAAATACATAGAAGAATGTAAGGTTGGAAGTGAATTGGTTAAACAACCTGTAAAAGCAGATATTGAAAATCTAGGAGCAAAGATGAATTCGATTTATCCGGATTACGTACCTGTAATTTCAGCAGATGAAGAAGTTTTGATCTTTACATCTCGAAGACCAAATTCAACAGGTGGCGAGATGGAATTTGAAACAGGCCATTACTACGAAGATATTTATATCTCGGGCAAAAAAGATAAAGAATGGACTCCTCCAATAAAAATGCCTTATGGTATAAATACAGAAAAACACGATGCGTGTATTGGATTATCTCCGGATGGGCAGAAACTATTTATTTACAGGAGTAATCAATCCTCAACATTCTCAGGAGACATTTATGTTAGTAACTTAAAGGGGAATGTATGGTCGGAACCAGAGCGTATGCCGGAACCAATCAATTCAGATGGATGGGAGCCTTCAGCAAGTATTACACCTGACGAAAAGACAATTTATTTCACAAGTGACAGAGAAGGTGGATATGGAGGTACAGATATTTACATGGCGAAATTATTGCCTTCCGGTGAATGGGCAAAGCCAAAAAATCTGGGACCTAAAATTAATACGAAATACAATGAAGACGGGCCTTTTATCCACCCCGACGGCAAAACGCTCTATTTCAGCTCAAGAGGGCATAAAACCATGGGAGGTTATGATATTTTTAAAACGGTATTAGATGAAGATAGTAACGATTGGTCAGAACCCTTAAATATGGGCTTTCCTATTAATACTGCCGATGATGACATCTATTATGTGCTTTCTGCAGACGGAACAAGAGCTTATTTCTCAAGTCATCGGGAAGACACATATGGAGAGAAAGACATTTATGTCGCTCATCTTCCTGTAAAATCCATTGCTATCATCCAGTTCAAGGGTCATGTTTTCAGGGATGATACTAAGGAACCCGTGGCGGCAACCATTACTGTTACGGATTTGACAACACAGAATATAGTTGGGATTACAAACTCTAACAGTTTTAATGGGAGGTATACTACAATATTACCTCCTCGAAAAAATTACGCTATAAATGTTGATTTGCCGGGCTATCTATTTTATTCTGAAAACATTAATATTCCAGAGCAGGTGGAATATTTCGAGGTATCCAAAGAAATATATCTCAAACCCTTGAAAACGGA is part of the Hyphobacterium sp. CCMP332 genome and encodes:
- a CDS encoding aspartate kinase; this encodes MHKVFKFGGASVKDSEAVINMVQIIREHYVKDEVLVVVVSAMGKTTNSLEEILYKCIDGFDYKNDLENIKKFHLNIIRGLQSANEQIIIDELEDFIFQLEKSLHSIKSESFISESEKYDRIVPFGELISTKILSNYFEDQDIQNCWLDARKFVITTNDFREGIIKWEKSEQNILNLKDQAALYLTQGFIGSTEDGRMSTLGREGSDFTAAIFGNILNAESITIWKDVPGILNADPKLFKDTALFENLSYTEASEMTYYGASVIHPKTIKPLANKNIPLIVKSFIKSNQDGTVISKEPAKKLLPVTILKRNQVLISFKVKDFTFINEEQIGLVFHALNENLIKINVMQNSAISLTIAIDNRRDKIDALIKNLEHAFDIDKIENLSLITIVNHEHKSISRIIDNYNVILEQRTLKTCQYIISGAVFEN
- a CDS encoding DUF5606 domain-containing protein — translated: MKLNFDEIVSVAGKGGLYKILKPTKNGYIVEELNDSRKKMVLGPNHRVSLLKEISIYTTDQEGAIPLKDVYGKIKSKYSDALPVSSKDDSSELFTFLGGIVPEFDADKVYHSDVKKLVAWYSLILEEDPNISFKEDEKSAPTTEKEEKKKVSKPKPKKAPIAKNQNASSKKGSQKPITPQKKG
- a CDS encoding low molecular weight phosphotyrosine protein phosphatase, whose protein sequence is MKIKVLFVCLGNICRSPMAEGLMISKIKARGIDHIDVESAGTSNYHIGEMPDNRMLETAAQNGIILESRARQFSMLDFEKFDYIIAMDKSNKADILKLARNDEERKKVRLMRDFDDKSDENDVPDPYFGGHKGFEYVFDILERSSENLLNSILENRT
- the fbp gene encoding class 1 fructose-bisphosphatase translates to MEETIAKRVGTTLDRFINEKQAEFAFATGELSQLLRDIALAAKITNREINRAGLSDITGSFNKQNVQGEEQQRLDVIANYRFMRALKKGGEVCAIVSEEEEDINFTGNDDAKYVIAIDPLDGSSNIDVNVAIGTIFSIYRRKSNIGDQPKMDDVLQKGSEQIAAGYVLYGSSTMLVYTTGHGVNGFTYEPSLGEFFLSHPNMNTPETGRLYSINEGNYKDFDISLKKYIELCRDRKYSGRYIGSLVADFHRNLLKGGIYIYPATSNSPEGKLRLIYECNALAFIVEQAGGMATDGKNRILDIKPTDLHQRVPYYVGSSKMVEEAMKNN
- a CDS encoding OmpA family protein, whose product is MKVSYPSYFLIIFVISFCSTIALSQNKKEIRQIEPDAKEFFRIEEFHRALPLYIKLDSLSPNNGLYNFRIGVCYLNSYDKTRALPYFERAVRFGYEEEHLDMYLGRSYHLSQYFEKAIGYYEKYKKHLEEIDERPEELIQVTKYIEECKVGSELVKQPVKADIENLGAKMNSIYPDYVPVISADEEVLIFTSRRPNSTGGEMEFETGHYYEDIYISGKKDKEWTPPIKMPYGINTEKHDACIGLSPDGQKLFIYRSNQSSTFSGDIYVSNLKGNVWSEPERMPEPINSDGWEPSASITPDEKTIYFTSDREGGYGGTDIYMAKLLPSGEWAKPKNLGPKINTKYNEDGPFIHPDGKTLYFSSRGHKTMGGYDIFKTVLDEDSNDWSEPLNMGFPINTADDDIYYVLSADGTRAYFSSHREDTYGEKDIYVAHLPVKSIAIIQFKGHVFRDDTKEPVAATITVTDLTTQNIVGITNSNSFNGRYTTILPPRKNYAINVDLPGYLFYSENINIPEQVEYFEVSKEIYLKPLKTEGGMTTMRNIFFLPGESELRIESQIELNKLYRKLIENPEIEVEIAAHTDNQNESVVNKLLSQARAQTVMDYLVDKGIEPDRLFPVGYGDAFPIASNLTEEGRAKNRRLEIITIHGLDKGLVDNPDEHGYYYRKGITPFEEEEADVIADVKNMDYFKSKYKVGDKLDIGANVMFEFDSDKVRRAYYPVLDSAIRILKLYPKVSFELAGHTCSIGPTAYNQLLSERRVNSVVNYMSGRGIDPARLERKGYGESRPIVSNSTIQGRRKNRRVEFIISKIE
- a CDS encoding outer membrane beta-barrel protein yields the protein MKKYLIPILSICFLNSSFAQEIKVDAIAGFNASQLDGDRMAGFNKLGLLLGGSAGVNLKENFKVELRILYSQKGSRFTDKDPVDLNFRLNYLDFPMVFRYRLDQKFFELAENIELEAGLQFSYLLEAKEGDPLIGFVRLYDAFEPRIYGFILGCSYNYDRYTFRLNFQRSLVSTNKSLSFLDRTLSFTLAYSLAKD
- a CDS encoding YihA family ribosome biogenesis GTP-binding protein — encoded protein: MTKVEDLKEVEFVKSSSDFSQCPEDGLPEFAFIGRSNVGKSSLINYLTNRKNLAKTSSTPGKTQLINHFKIDEELYFVDLPGYGYAKVSKGQKKVFQRLITDYLEGAKKLYCVFVLIDSRHKAQNIDLEFLEYLGIKQIPFAIVFTKVDKLSTNQAKKQIENYKNELLKSWEYLPDIFITSATRQRGKNEIINFVKHFTS